The following coding sequences lie in one Lolium perenne isolate Kyuss_39 chromosome 2, Kyuss_2.0, whole genome shotgun sequence genomic window:
- the LOC127331814 gene encoding 3-oxoacyl-[acyl-carrier-protein] synthase I, chloroplastic-like, with protein sequence MQNLLQPSAAVTASAASSSSRAQLRRPSRVSVRASASSSSAPRRETDPRKRVVITGMGLVSVFGNDVDAYYARLLAGESGVGAIDRFDASGFPTRFAAQIRGFSSEGYVDSKLDRRLDDCHRYALVAAKKALESAGLAPDSNAMDKIDKERAGVVVGSGMGGIRAFSDGVENLVTKGCRKISPFCIPHAITNTGSAMVAMDAAVGFRGPNYSISTACASSNHCFHNAADQIRLGRADVMVAGGAEAAIVPIGLGGFVACRALSQRNDDPGTASRPWDRDRDGFVMGEGAGILVMESLEHAMKRDAPILAEYLGGAVNSDAHHMTDPRPDGSGVSTCIKRSLEDAGVAPEEVNYINAHATSTLAGDLAEVKALKQVFRDTCQIKLNSTKSMIGHCLGAAGGLEAIATIKAITTGWVHPTINQFNPEPALDQFNTVHNVKQQHEVHVGISNSFGFGGHNSVVVFAPFKP encoded by the exons ATGCAAAACCTCCTCCAGCCCAGCGCCGCCGTGACGGCGTcggcggcgtcgtcgtcgtcgcgcgCACAGCTGCGGCGGCCCTCCCGCGTCTCCGTCCGCGCGTCGGCCTCTTCATCGTCGGCCCCTCGGCGGGAGACAGATCCGCGGAAGCGGGTGGTGATCACGGGGATGGGCCTGGTGTCCGTGTTCGGGAACGACGTGGACGCGTACTACGCCCGCCTCCTCGCCGGGGAGAGCGGAGTCGGCGCCATCGATCGCTTCGACGCCTCCGGATTCCCCACCCGCTTCGCCGCCCAAATCCGCGGCTTCTCCTCCGAGGGCTACGTCGACAGCAAGCTCGACCGCCGGCTCGACGACTGCCACCGCTACGCCCTCGTCGCCGCCAAGAAGGCCCTTGAGTCGGCCGGCCTCGCACCAGACTCCAACGCCATGGACAAG ATTGATAAAGAACGAGCCGGCGTGGTCGTGGGCTCCGGCATGGGCGGCATCAGAGCGTTCTCTGACGGCGtcgagaacctcgtcaccaaggGGTGCAGGAAGATATCTCCATTCTGCATCCCGCACGCCATAACCAACACCGGCTCCGCCATGGTCGCCATGGACGCGGCCGTCGGCTTCCGTGGCCCGAACTACTCGATCTCAACCGCATGTGCCTCCTCCAACCACTGCTTCCACAATGCTGCCGACCAGATccgattgggccgagccgatgTCATGGTGGCCGGCGGCGCAGAGGCTGCCATCGTCCCGATCGGGCTCGGTGGGTTCGTGGCGTGCAGGGCGCTGTCGCAGAGGAACGACGACCCCGGCACGGCGTCGAGGCCCTGGGACAGGGACCGCGATGGTTTTGTCATGGGCGAAGGAGCCGGAATACTG GTTATGGAAAGCCTCGAGCATGCAATGAAACGCGATGCTCCAATTCTTGCGGAGTACCTGGGAGGCGCCGTAAACAGTGACGCTCACCATATGACTGATCCAAGACCAGATGGAAGTGGTGTTTCAACATGCATAAAGCGGAGCCTCGAAGACGCAGGTGTGGCCCCAGAGGAG GTCAATTACATAAACGCCCATGCAACCTCCACCCTTGCTGGAGACCTGGCTGAggtgaaagctttgaagcaagtctTTAGGGACACATGCCAGATTAAACTGAACTCAACCAAG TCCATGATTGGCCATTGCCTTGGTGCCGCAGGCGGCTTGGAAGCCATTGCCACTATCAAAGCGATCACCACTGGATGGGTGCATCCAACTATAAACCAGTTT AATCCAGAGCCGGCACTTGATCAATTTAACACAGTGCACAACGTAAAACAACAACACGAAGTACATGTTG GTATCTCTAATTCGTTTGGATTTGGAGGACACAATTCAGTGGTGGTATTTGCGCCGTTTAAACCTTGA